The Hydrogenispora ethanolica genome includes a region encoding these proteins:
- a CDS encoding YdbC family protein: MAEITFEIVEHLLILSESPRGWTKEVNIVSWNGRQPKLDIREWDESHEKMGKGVTLNKEELLKIKELLDEMDLDALEIG; the protein is encoded by the coding sequence ATGGCAGAGATAACATTCGAGATTGTCGAGCATTTGCTGATTTTATCCGAGAGTCCCCGCGGCTGGACCAAGGAAGTGAATATTGTGAGCTGGAACGGGCGCCAGCCTAAATTGGACATTCGTGAGTGGGATGAGTCCCACGAGAAGATGGGCAAAGGCGTCACCTTGAACAAAGAAGAACTGCTCAAAATCAAAGAACTGCTGGATGAGATGGATCTCGACGCGCTGGAGATCGGCTAA
- the nrdR gene encoding transcriptional regulator NrdR: protein MRCPFCAAPDSKVIDSRASEEGNTIRRRRECLVCLKRFTTYERIEETQLIVIKKDGRREPFSRSKILNGLVKACEKRPVPYAALEKLVDRVERELRNRMDQEIPSSAVGELLMEGLKDIDEVAYVRFASVYRQFKDLAIFMQELQDMLGTRTKKEGEE, encoded by the coding sequence ATGAGATGTCCTTTTTGTGCCGCTCCCGACAGCAAGGTGATTGATTCCCGGGCATCCGAGGAAGGCAATACCATTCGTCGCCGCCGGGAATGTCTGGTCTGCTTAAAACGGTTCACGACCTATGAACGGATCGAAGAAACGCAGCTGATCGTGATTAAAAAAGACGGTCGGCGTGAGCCGTTCAGCCGTTCCAAGATCTTAAACGGCCTGGTCAAAGCCTGTGAGAAGCGGCCTGTACCCTATGCCGCCCTGGAGAAACTGGTCGACCGGGTGGAGCGGGAGCTCCGGAACCGGATGGATCAGGAGATACCGAGTTCGGCGGTAGGCGAACTATTGATGGAAGGCTTGAAAGACATCGATGAAGTGGCCTATGTCCGGTTTGCATCGGTATACCGGCAATTCAAGGATTTAGCCATCTTCATGCAGGAACTCCAGGACATGCTGGGAACGAGAACCAAGAAAGAAGGAGAAGAGTAA
- the pgeF gene encoding peptidoglycan editing factor PgeF, with translation MSWQRDELNGIEFYRNSELNGVGLIQAVTTRRAGNMALHTGDDPRAVLRRRSAFLEGFGFSLDDLVCADQVHGSRVHVVERAQAGAGARETHTAISATDGLVTREPGLLLAIFSADCYPVFLYDPKTPAVGLVHAGWRGTLAGIARNAVIAMERAFGTVPGDCRAVLGPAICDRCFIVGSEVADTFAMEHADAVRAENGQYRVDLAEVNSRFLEEAGIDRQRIERPEFCTVCHSDRFFSFRAESGSGGRLMSVIGLKPVESA, from the coding sequence ATGAGCTGGCAAAGGGACGAATTGAACGGCATTGAGTTCTACCGCAATTCCGAGTTGAACGGGGTGGGGCTGATCCAAGCGGTGACGACCCGCCGGGCCGGAAACATGGCCTTGCATACCGGGGATGATCCCCGGGCGGTATTGCGGCGGCGATCGGCGTTCCTGGAAGGGTTCGGCTTTTCATTGGATGATTTAGTCTGCGCCGACCAAGTTCATGGCTCGAGGGTTCACGTTGTCGAACGGGCTCAAGCCGGGGCCGGGGCGCGTGAAACGCATACCGCCATTTCCGCTACGGACGGACTGGTAACCCGGGAACCTGGACTGCTGCTGGCGATCTTTTCCGCCGATTGTTATCCGGTTTTTTTATATGATCCCAAAACTCCAGCGGTCGGACTGGTTCACGCCGGATGGCGCGGCACCTTGGCGGGGATCGCCCGCAATGCCGTCATCGCCATGGAACGGGCCTTTGGTACCGTACCGGGCGATTGCCGGGCCGTTCTGGGGCCAGCGATTTGTGACCGTTGCTTTATCGTCGGTTCCGAGGTCGCCGATACTTTTGCGATGGAACACGCTGACGCGGTGCGAGCGGAGAACGGACAATACCGGGTTGATTTGGCGGAAGTCAATTCCCGTTTTTTGGAAGAGGCGGGAATCGACCGGCAACGGATCGAAAGGCCGGAATTCTGTACGGTTTGCCATTCGGACCGGTTTTTTTCATTTCGTGCCGAATCAGGAAGCGGCGGCCGGTTGATGAGCGTCATCGGTCTAAAACCGGTCGAGTCGGCGTGA
- the nrdG gene encoding anaerobic ribonucleoside-triphosphate reductase activating protein, with the protein MNNSSVMDTIRVRIAGVAPESVVDGSGLRCAVFFQGCRQACPGCHNPDTWDPEGGEELSLTELVGRLRLNPLLAGVTFSGGEPFLQAPAAAVLAGFLKGLGLNLWVYTGFTWEYLRSRQSEPGYQELLNLADILVDGPFRLAEKDPNLTFRGSSNQRLIRVPESLAAGTIVLWEPQRVVIR; encoded by the coding sequence ATGAATAACTCGTCGGTAATGGATACCATCCGGGTCCGCATTGCCGGCGTGGCTCCGGAAAGCGTCGTCGATGGGTCGGGACTGCGTTGCGCCGTTTTTTTCCAAGGTTGCCGGCAGGCGTGTCCGGGTTGTCACAACCCGGACACCTGGGACCCGGAAGGCGGGGAAGAGTTGAGCCTGACGGAACTGGTGGGGCGTTTACGGCTCAACCCGCTGTTGGCCGGGGTCACCTTCAGCGGCGGAGAGCCATTTTTACAGGCACCCGCTGCCGCGGTGCTGGCCGGCTTTTTGAAAGGGCTGGGACTGAATCTTTGGGTATATACCGGGTTCACCTGGGAGTATCTGCGGAGCCGCCAGAGCGAACCTGGCTATCAAGAACTGCTGAATTTGGCCGATATATTGGTAGACGGCCCTTTCCGCTTGGCGGAAAAGGATCCGAACTTGACATTTCGGGGTTCTTCCAATCAACGTTTGATCCGGGTTCCGGAGTCATTGGCCGCCGGAACGATTGTGCTCTGGGAGCCCCAGCGGGTTGTGATTCGATGA
- a CDS encoding YggS family pyridoxal phosphate-dependent enzyme, giving the protein MSIADNWLAVKQRVAESAARAGRDPSTVTIIAVTKYVTAEQMNEALRAGVTDVGENRVQDALGKFPALEGKVVKHLIGSLQTNKVKPVITEFDLIHSVDRSELVAELQKQAAKLQRKVSFLIQLNISGEITKHGLPPQGLPELLQRIQDCPNLIPCGLMTMAPFSDNPETARPVFRELTDIYKEAAVRYHLGETWRYLSMGMSQDFEVAVEEGANFIRVGTAIFK; this is encoded by the coding sequence ATGTCGATCGCGGATAACTGGCTCGCTGTAAAGCAACGGGTTGCCGAGAGCGCGGCCCGGGCTGGTCGCGATCCTTCGACCGTGACCATTATTGCGGTGACCAAGTATGTGACCGCCGAACAAATGAATGAGGCGCTACGGGCCGGAGTAACCGATGTGGGAGAAAACCGAGTGCAGGATGCACTCGGAAAATTCCCGGCGCTTGAAGGAAAAGTGGTCAAGCATTTAATCGGTTCATTGCAGACCAATAAGGTGAAACCGGTCATCACGGAGTTTGATCTGATCCATTCGGTGGATCGTAGCGAGTTAGTGGCGGAGTTGCAGAAACAAGCCGCAAAACTCCAACGAAAGGTCAGCTTTTTAATTCAGTTGAATATTTCCGGAGAAATTACAAAGCATGGTTTGCCGCCCCAAGGACTCCCCGAACTGCTGCAGCGGATCCAAGACTGTCCGAATTTAATTCCTTGCGGTTTGATGACCATGGCGCCTTTCTCGGATAACCCGGAGACGGCGCGTCCGGTCTTTCGGGAGTTGACTGATATTTATAAAGAAGCTGCTGTCCGGTATCATCTCGGCGAAACTTGGCGTTATCTTTCCATGGGGATGAGTCAGGATTTTGAAGTAGCGGTGGAAGAGGGAGCAAATTTTATAAGGGTTGGAACCGCGATTTTTAAGTAG
- a CDS encoding HlyD family efflux transporter periplasmic adaptor subunit — MLKVIVRIILIILLFEVVRNVVSGMITHPVVARWGTIEKGFWTEALFLRNETIYTAPAAGKLTVTGVSGTMVPEGEVIATLDNGREGSVPKHALQSVAQYKTLKRELEVLTQDLNRVARELKDKQTILSKLIQRNQNAFAIKEDLNNLEQEKERILRNINQTDQAIQNLNSQAMDQNNDSVITAVKPGYLFYQYDDWENQLTPKDFPRITEEDLKRNFRLHRAALNVESGTFVAKIVDPFNQRIVVRVNAQEVGNPTPRTVWRIKMGEVQTKAVISEVAPPQPGGKDVLVALEDPGIGQSILPERRCRIFLVYRRNSGIVVPVQALNKKKGVTFVKLMKGDGYQEKTVRVIENDGERAIIEGIQFGDTIISR, encoded by the coding sequence ATGCTCAAGGTCATTGTCAGAATAATATTAATTATTCTTCTGTTTGAAGTGGTCCGCAATGTTGTGAGCGGTATGATAACACATCCGGTGGTCGCGCGGTGGGGAACGATTGAAAAGGGCTTTTGGACTGAGGCGCTTTTTTTGCGTAACGAGACGATCTACACCGCCCCCGCGGCCGGCAAGCTGACCGTGACCGGCGTCAGCGGGACGATGGTTCCCGAAGGAGAGGTCATCGCCACGCTCGACAATGGGCGGGAAGGCTCGGTTCCCAAACACGCCCTTCAATCCGTTGCGCAATACAAAACGCTAAAACGGGAACTGGAAGTGTTGACCCAAGATCTGAACCGGGTGGCCCGGGAGCTCAAAGACAAACAGACTATCCTGAGCAAGCTCATTCAGCGGAATCAGAACGCATTCGCGATTAAAGAAGATTTAAACAATCTGGAGCAGGAAAAAGAGCGGATTTTACGAAATATCAATCAAACCGATCAAGCAATCCAAAATTTAAATTCGCAGGCCATGGACCAGAATAATGATTCGGTCATTACCGCCGTGAAGCCGGGTTATCTGTTTTATCAGTACGACGATTGGGAGAACCAACTGACTCCCAAAGACTTCCCGCGGATCACGGAAGAGGATCTTAAACGAAACTTTCGCCTGCATCGCGCGGCGCTTAACGTTGAAAGCGGAACATTTGTCGCCAAGATTGTCGATCCCTTCAACCAGCGGATCGTGGTGCGAGTGAATGCGCAAGAGGTTGGGAATCCAACTCCGCGAACGGTCTGGAGGATTAAGATGGGGGAAGTGCAGACCAAAGCGGTAATCTCCGAAGTCGCCCCGCCGCAACCTGGCGGCAAAGATGTACTGGTGGCGCTGGAAGACCCGGGCATCGGTCAGAGCATCTTGCCGGAGAGACGCTGCAGGATCTTCCTGGTATACCGCCGCAACTCGGGAATTGTTGTCCCCGTGCAAGCGTTAAATAAAAAAAAGGGGGTTACCTTCGTTAAATTAATGAAAGGAGACGGCTATCAAGAAAAAACGGTTCGGGTAATTGAAAACGATGGCGAACGGGCCATTATCGAAGGGATCCAATTTGGAGACACCATCATTTCACGATAG
- the proC gene encoding pyrroline-5-carboxylate reductase codes for MFKLGVIGGGAMGAALIGGVIRNGLISADKIGLVEVDQPRGQALQSNLGIQLFSSVASMAAECQTIILAIKPIQLFAILTELGTQLCEKHLVISIAAGVPLAAMENSLPQARIVRVMPNTPARIGKGVSAYCLGQRASGTDAEKVEAIFGCVGKVLRVSEDKLDAVTAVSGSGPAYVYYFIDALINAGVYLGLPRKDAAVLATETVLGAAELLKNSGEHPRQLMNEVTSPGGTTAAALFEFEKAGFAGLVMQAAIAAAERSREIGKGIR; via the coding sequence ATGTTTAAATTAGGTGTGATTGGCGGCGGGGCGATGGGAGCGGCCCTGATCGGCGGCGTAATCCGGAATGGTTTGATTAGCGCCGATAAAATCGGTCTGGTGGAGGTTGACCAACCGCGAGGCCAGGCTCTGCAAAGCAATTTAGGGATTCAACTGTTCTCTTCGGTGGCAAGTATGGCTGCGGAATGCCAGACCATTATCTTGGCGATCAAACCGATTCAACTTTTTGCGATCTTGACGGAATTAGGTACACAGCTCTGCGAGAAGCACCTGGTTATCTCCATCGCTGCCGGAGTGCCCCTGGCTGCGATGGAGAATTCGTTGCCTCAAGCCCGTATTGTGCGAGTGATGCCAAATACTCCGGCCCGGATCGGCAAAGGGGTTTCCGCCTATTGTCTTGGCCAGAGAGCATCCGGAACTGATGCGGAGAAGGTCGAAGCGATTTTTGGCTGTGTCGGTAAAGTGCTGCGTGTTTCGGAGGACAAATTGGATGCGGTGACTGCGGTCAGTGGCAGCGGTCCGGCGTATGTTTACTATTTTATCGATGCGTTGATTAATGCCGGTGTTTATCTGGGTTTACCCCGAAAAGACGCTGCGGTATTAGCCACCGAGACGGTGTTGGGGGCGGCTGAATTATTAAAAAATAGTGGGGAGCATCCTCGCCAGTTAATGAATGAAGTGACTTCCCCGGGAGGAACGACTGCGGCTGCTCTTTTTGAATTCGAGAAGGCCGGATTCGCAGGACTCGTTATGCAAGCGGCGATCGCCGCGGCGGAACGCTCCAGGGAGATCGGTAAAGGCATACGGTGA
- a CDS encoding PhoH family protein, whose amino-acid sequence MKKIFVLDTSILLHDPQAFNAFQDNDIVIPLAVVEEIDGQKKRQDEVGRNARRVSAFLDRLRENGHLDTGVPLGEGRGTIRVELNHQLIEMLPPALDRTKTDNRIIAVALALKQSSENPVVLISKDINMRIKADAVGIAAADYETDKIEIEDVYTGIRSLKVPPEQIDRFYAGGELTLEIEGIYPNQMIILEDSFGSSKSALARHLSGGRMVPLRFGQQETFGLKARNKEQKYALELLLDDEVRLVTLIGRAGTGKTLLALAAGLQKVVEESKYRRLAVSRPVIPMGSDLGFLPGDVNEKLRPWMQPIYDNLEFLFNNRDRNEKIDQLVNSMKDLNLLEMEALTYIRGRSIPNQFLLVDEAQNLSPHEIRTVITRVGEGTKIVLTGDPYQIDHPYLDSNSNGLTFVVERFKNEKIAGHITLTKGERSDLAELGAKLLG is encoded by the coding sequence TTGAAAAAAATATTCGTCTTGGATACCAGCATTCTACTGCATGATCCTCAGGCTTTCAATGCGTTTCAAGACAATGATATCGTGATACCGCTCGCCGTGGTCGAGGAGATTGACGGCCAAAAAAAACGCCAGGATGAAGTCGGACGGAACGCCCGACGCGTTTCCGCCTTTTTGGATAGATTGCGAGAGAATGGGCATTTAGACACGGGAGTCCCGTTGGGTGAAGGACGGGGCACAATCCGGGTGGAGCTTAACCACCAGTTGATCGAAATGCTCCCGCCGGCGTTGGATCGGACCAAAACCGATAATCGAATCATCGCCGTGGCTCTGGCTTTGAAACAGAGTTCCGAAAATCCAGTCGTTTTAATTTCCAAAGATATCAATATGCGGATTAAAGCGGATGCCGTCGGCATCGCGGCCGCCGATTACGAAACGGATAAGATCGAGATTGAGGATGTTTATACCGGTATCCGTTCTTTGAAAGTGCCGCCGGAACAGATTGACCGGTTTTATGCCGGTGGAGAATTAACTTTGGAGATTGAAGGAATCTACCCGAATCAAATGATTATTTTGGAGGATTCGTTCGGCTCTTCCAAATCGGCCCTCGCCCGCCATCTGAGCGGCGGCCGGATGGTTCCGCTCCGTTTCGGCCAGCAAGAGACCTTTGGCTTGAAGGCCCGGAACAAGGAGCAAAAATATGCTTTGGAATTGTTGCTCGATGACGAAGTCCGTTTGGTTACTTTGATTGGAAGGGCGGGCACGGGGAAAACGCTGCTTGCTTTGGCCGCCGGCCTGCAAAAAGTCGTTGAGGAGTCCAAATACCGGCGTTTGGCCGTTTCCAGGCCGGTCATTCCCATGGGAAGCGACCTCGGATTTTTGCCGGGCGACGTGAATGAGAAACTACGGCCGTGGATGCAGCCGATCTATGATAATTTGGAATTCTTATTCAACAATCGGGATCGGAATGAAAAAATTGATCAACTTGTGAACAGCATGAAGGATTTGAATCTTTTGGAGATGGAGGCGCTCACCTATATCCGGGGCAGGAGCATTCCCAACCAGTTCTTGCTGGTGGATGAAGCGCAAAATCTGTCTCCCCATGAGATCCGGACCGTTATCACCCGGGTCGGCGAAGGCACCAAGATCGTTCTGACCGGGGATCCCTATCAGATTGACCATCCGTATCTGGACTCGAACAGCAATGGCCTGACATTTGTGGTTGAACGGTTCAAAAACGAAAAGATTGCCGGACACATCACGCTGACCAAGGGAGAACGTTCCGACTTGGCCGAGCTGGGTGCAAAATTATTGGGGTGA
- a CDS encoding trypsin-like peptidase domain-containing protein: MRKEIGRGLMMAWAIFFWLAPAAAAPDLSDVARGVLRLVCFAPRSTFSGSGFAIGKTSRIRYVVTNYHVVSSAPDRVMVCCSGSKMVRTKVIGAYPSIDLALLELEQPLAGIQPLTLSSRSRVKLGQKVFAMGYPEAADELSGGMAFSRPEDVTVTDGIISRITQRDGVRYYQTNADINHGNSGGPLVMESGEVIGINALSMGDLKAQGINGAIQVDELLPELVKLGIPFRTDVLLPARGRNVPAIADAAPNRQWGGAGPVFFGVAGLLVLVLLSGLFWLWRDGRRKRQVAAAAPEQTRLLRVAVHPILRACGGSRSGQAMSLMPGEWILLGRDPGLCQLVFPAKDAEISRKHCRVGYDAETDRFRLVDCGSANGTFLASGERLIPEREYVLRAGERFYLSKEDYGFIVEIGARR, from the coding sequence ATGCGTAAAGAAATAGGACGGGGATTGATGATGGCATGGGCCATCTTTTTTTGGCTCGCTCCCGCCGCCGCCGCTCCGGATCTGTCCGACGTGGCCCGCGGTGTGCTTCGGCTCGTCTGTTTCGCCCCGAGGAGCACGTTCTCCGGTTCCGGTTTTGCCATCGGTAAAACGTCAAGGATTCGTTATGTGGTCACCAACTACCATGTGGTATCGTCCGCCCCGGACCGGGTCATGGTCTGTTGTTCCGGGTCCAAAATGGTCCGAACCAAAGTCATCGGCGCGTATCCGAGCATCGATCTGGCGCTGCTGGAATTGGAACAGCCGCTGGCGGGGATCCAGCCGCTGACGCTTTCTTCCCGTTCCCGGGTCAAATTGGGCCAGAAAGTATTCGCCATGGGCTACCCGGAAGCGGCCGACGAACTGAGTGGGGGCATGGCCTTTAGCCGCCCCGAGGATGTCACCGTCACCGACGGCATTATCAGCCGGATCACGCAACGTGACGGCGTCCGCTATTATCAGACCAACGCCGACATCAACCATGGCAATTCGGGCGGCCCTTTGGTCATGGAGAGCGGCGAGGTGATCGGGATCAATGCGCTGTCCATGGGCGACCTGAAGGCGCAGGGGATCAACGGCGCCATTCAAGTGGACGAACTGCTGCCGGAACTTGTCAAGTTGGGGATCCCCTTCCGGACCGACGTTCTCTTGCCTGCCCGGGGAAGGAACGTGCCGGCGATTGCCGACGCCGCCCCAAACCGGCAATGGGGCGGCGCTGGGCCGGTCTTTTTTGGAGTCGCCGGCCTGTTGGTGTTGGTTCTGCTGAGCGGGTTATTCTGGTTATGGCGGGATGGCAGGAGAAAACGCCAAGTTGCCGCGGCCGCGCCTGAACAGACCCGGCTCTTGAGAGTGGCGGTCCATCCTATCCTCCGGGCCTGCGGCGGAAGCCGGTCCGGGCAGGCCATGAGCTTGATGCCGGGTGAGTGGATACTGCTCGGCCGGGACCCGGGCCTCTGCCAGTTGGTCTTTCCCGCGAAGGATGCGGAGATCAGTCGCAAGCATTGCCGGGTCGGATATGATGCGGAGACGGACCGTTTCCGACTGGTGGATTGCGGCTCGGCCAACGGAACCTTCCTGGCCTCGGGCGAGCGGCTCATTCCGGAGCGCGAGTATGTCTTGCGGGCCGGGGAACGATTTTACCTGAGCAAAGAAGATTACGGATTTATCGTGGAGATCGGAGCAAGGAGATGA
- the nrdD gene encoding anaerobic ribonucleoside-triphosphate reductase codes for MFRSIRKRDGRIVEFNPTKIAAAIFKAAKAVGGEDRQLAEELAGVVMQYLHKQLGTGIPTVEEVQDAVEKALIETGHAKTAKAYILYRDRRTRLRDSKSELMDVVEEILVETNRENANISNSPSAKMLQIASAASKKYYLSRMIPDDMAQAHTEGDFHIHDLDFYGKTLTCVQIPLGKLLTNGFNNGHGFIRPPKRPGSAAALAAIILQSSQNDMHGGQSFAFFDRDMAQFMAGAAEEDVYQAMEALIYNLNSMHSRAGAQVPFSSVNLGCDTTPAGRMVTKCLLLAYEKGLGHGESPIFPNIIFRLRKGINFDPDDPNYDLFQLAMRVSAQRLNPTFAFMDSSFNAPYGSEVAYMGCRTRVMANRHGEAVSDGRGNLSFTTINLPRIAIRSGGDLEIFYTELERLMVLAARQLYHRYRIQSKLKVRDMPFLMGQGLYLDSEKLGPNDPIGPVIKHGTLSIGFIGLAEALTSLTGSHHGQSPDSQRLGLEIVSFMRKLIDGFSEEYDLNYTLLATPAEGLSGRFVNLDRKRFGVISGVTDKEYYTNSFHVPVQYEIASYEKIGIEGPYHQLTNAGHISYVEMESPPIDNLEAYERLIRHMALSNMGYAAINFPVDECTACFHRGVFAGDCPVCGSSAIRRIRRITGYLSTIDRFNDAKQAELRDRSNHWL; via the coding sequence ATATTTCGTTCCATTCGCAAGCGGGACGGCCGGATCGTCGAGTTCAACCCGACCAAGATCGCGGCGGCCATCTTCAAGGCGGCAAAAGCGGTTGGCGGCGAGGACCGGCAGTTGGCCGAGGAACTGGCCGGTGTGGTTATGCAATATCTCCATAAGCAACTGGGAACCGGCATCCCCACGGTCGAAGAAGTCCAGGACGCCGTGGAAAAGGCGTTGATCGAGACCGGGCATGCCAAGACCGCCAAGGCCTATATCCTGTACCGGGATCGCCGCACGCGGCTCCGTGATTCCAAATCGGAGCTGATGGACGTGGTGGAAGAGATTCTGGTTGAAACCAACCGGGAGAATGCCAATATCAGCAACTCACCCTCCGCCAAGATGTTGCAGATCGCCTCGGCGGCCAGTAAAAAATATTACTTATCCCGCATGATCCCCGATGACATGGCGCAGGCGCATACCGAAGGGGATTTTCATATTCACGATCTGGACTTTTACGGCAAGACGCTTACTTGTGTCCAGATCCCGCTGGGAAAACTATTGACCAACGGCTTCAATAACGGGCATGGCTTCATTCGGCCGCCCAAACGCCCCGGCTCTGCGGCGGCTCTGGCCGCCATCATCTTGCAGAGCTCGCAGAATGACATGCATGGCGGACAATCCTTCGCGTTTTTCGATCGCGACATGGCCCAATTCATGGCAGGCGCCGCTGAAGAGGACGTCTATCAAGCCATGGAAGCTCTGATCTATAACTTGAATTCCATGCACAGCCGCGCCGGGGCTCAGGTGCCTTTCTCCAGCGTCAACCTGGGTTGCGACACCACGCCGGCGGGCCGGATGGTGACCAAATGCCTGCTGCTGGCCTATGAGAAGGGCTTGGGCCACGGCGAATCGCCGATCTTCCCGAATATTATTTTCCGGTTGCGGAAAGGGATTAACTTCGATCCGGACGATCCCAATTACGACCTCTTCCAATTGGCGATGCGGGTGTCGGCGCAACGGCTCAATCCCACTTTTGCTTTCATGGATTCGTCCTTTAACGCCCCCTATGGCAGCGAGGTCGCATATATGGGCTGCCGGACCCGGGTCATGGCCAACCGCCATGGCGAAGCGGTCAGCGACGGCCGGGGCAACCTTTCCTTTACTACCATCAATCTGCCGCGGATCGCCATCCGCTCCGGCGGCGATTTGGAGATTTTTTATACGGAATTGGAGCGGCTCATGGTTTTGGCCGCCCGCCAGTTATACCATCGTTACCGGATCCAATCCAAGCTGAAAGTGCGAGATATGCCTTTCCTGATGGGACAAGGGCTGTATCTGGATTCCGAGAAGTTAGGGCCGAACGATCCCATCGGACCGGTGATTAAACATGGCACGCTCTCCATCGGTTTTATCGGCCTGGCCGAAGCGCTCACCAGCCTGACCGGGAGTCATCATGGCCAGAGCCCCGATTCGCAACGGCTGGGCCTGGAGATTGTCAGTTTCATGCGGAAACTGATCGATGGCTTCTCCGAGGAGTATGACTTGAATTATACCTTGCTGGCAACGCCGGCCGAAGGATTGTCCGGCCGCTTTGTCAATTTGGACCGCAAACGTTTCGGAGTGATCTCCGGAGTCACCGATAAGGAGTATTATACCAACAGCTTCCATGTTCCGGTCCAGTATGAGATCGCCTCTTATGAAAAGATCGGGATTGAGGGCCCGTACCATCAACTGACGAATGCCGGGCACATCAGCTACGTCGAGATGGAATCCCCGCCCATCGACAATCTGGAGGCCTACGAGCGCCTGATCCGTCATATGGCCCTCTCCAATATGGGTTACGCCGCCATCAACTTCCCGGTCGATGAATGCACCGCCTGTTTTCACCGGGGAGTCTTTGCCGGGGATTGTCCGGTTTGCGGCTCCTCCGCCATTCGGAGAATCCGCCGGATCACCGGTTATCTCTCGACCATCGACCGCTTTAATGACGCCAAACAAGCCGAATTGCGCGACCGGAGCAACCATTGGCTATGA
- a CDS encoding cell division protein SepF, with translation MAKWDQEEDKYNPHTKKGLFEKFLNTFGFEAEDIVEEPETAATVEPRPVRRDSRERGKLVSLNNPSSNNANNSNNNSAGTQAKPVRLVIVEPTSFEEVQALVDHLKNKRAVIINLEETEKVLARRIADFMGGAIYALEGTMQRVSGSIFLFSPQHIEVSVPPKSEWRDKEKDWPAGPGGGAGTTYRNDRER, from the coding sequence ATGGCAAAATGGGATCAAGAAGAGGACAAGTACAACCCACATACCAAGAAAGGTCTTTTCGAAAAGTTTTTGAATACGTTTGGATTTGAGGCTGAAGATATCGTTGAGGAACCCGAGACAGCCGCCACGGTCGAGCCGCGGCCGGTACGCCGCGATTCCCGGGAACGCGGCAAGTTGGTTTCTCTCAACAATCCCAGCAGTAATAACGCCAACAACAGCAATAATAATTCTGCCGGAACCCAGGCTAAACCGGTCCGGTTGGTGATCGTCGAACCTACTTCATTTGAAGAAGTTCAAGCGCTGGTTGACCATTTAAAGAATAAGCGGGCGGTCATTATCAATCTGGAGGAGACTGAAAAAGTCTTGGCGCGGCGTATCGCCGATTTTATGGGTGGAGCAATTTATGCCTTGGAAGGAACCATGCAACGCGTCAGCGGTTCAATTTTTCTTTTTTCGCCGCAGCATATTGAGGTATCCGTTCCTCCGAAATCGGAGTGGCGCGACAAAGAAAAGGATTGGCCGGCTGGACCCGGCGGTGGAGCGGGGACTACTTACCGTAACGATCGGGAAAGGTAG